A single Halarcobacter anaerophilus DNA region contains:
- the metK gene encoding methionine adenosyltransferase has translation MENKTEYLFTSEVVSPGHPDKCADIIADSIVDKLIMEDSGSRVASEVFVAGKNVVIGGEVKSKCQLSDEDYEKIVKDTLAKIGYDGKSSFTKEQCLHPDDVKVQVLLNQQSPDISQGVDQTTGEIGAGDQGIMFGFASSETADLMPAAITYARMLAEKVYNYALNHKHKLGVDIKTQVTIDYGTKENFENCKPQKIHTIVVSAPSVEGMPIEEVRELIQGLIDDTGLPPRMYKKDETIIHINPTGRYVNHSSLHDSGLTGRKLIVDSFGGYSPIGGGAQSSKDYTKVDRSGLYAARWLAKNIVAAGLAKKAIVQISYAIGLARPTSVAVDTMGTGTKLTDEELSKFVMGEYALTPRWITEKFGLDKPSEETFLYADVAARGQVGQSDYPWERLDEVDKFKSLV, from the coding sequence ATGGAAAACAAAACAGAATACTTATTTACAAGTGAAGTTGTAAGCCCGGGGCATCCAGATAAGTGTGCAGATATTATTGCTGATTCTATAGTTGATAAACTAATAATGGAAGATAGCGGAAGTAGAGTTGCTTCTGAGGTTTTTGTTGCAGGAAAAAATGTTGTAATTGGCGGTGAAGTTAAATCTAAATGCCAATTATCAGATGAAGATTATGAAAAAATAGTAAAAGATACATTGGCAAAAATCGGTTACGACGGTAAATCATCTTTTACAAAAGAACAATGTTTACATCCTGATGATGTAAAAGTTCAAGTTTTATTAAATCAACAAAGTCCGGATATTTCACAAGGAGTTGACCAAACAACAGGTGAAATAGGAGCAGGTGACCAGGGGATTATGTTTGGATTCGCATCAAGTGAAACAGCAGATTTAATGCCCGCAGCGATTACATATGCAAGAATGCTTGCAGAAAAAGTTTATAATTATGCTTTAAATCATAAACATAAACTAGGTGTTGATATTAAAACTCAGGTTACTATTGATTATGGAACAAAAGAGAATTTTGAGAATTGCAAACCTCAAAAAATCCATACAATAGTCGTAAGTGCACCTTCAGTTGAAGGAATGCCTATTGAAGAAGTAAGAGAGTTGATTCAAGGATTAATTGATGATACGGGATTACCTCCAAGAATGTATAAAAAAGATGAAACAATAATTCATATAAATCCTACGGGAAGATATGTAAACCATTCAAGTTTGCATGACAGCGGACTTACAGGTAGAAAACTTATTGTTGACTCATTTGGCGGATACTCTCCTATAGGTGGAGGAGCACAATCAAGTAAAGATTATACGAAAGTTGATAGAAGCGGTCTTTATGCTGCAAGATGGCTTGCAAAAAATATAGTCGCAGCGGGACTTGCTAAAAAAGCTATTGTTCAAATCTCTTATGCAATAGGTCTTGCAAGACCTACATCTGTTGCTGTTGATACAATGGGAACAGGTACAAAATTAACCGATGAAGAGCTTTCGAAGTTTGTTATGGGAGAATATGCTTTAACTCCAAGATGGATAACCGAAAAATTCGGTTTAGATAAACCTTCTGAAGAGACTTTCCTTTATGCTGATGTTGCAGCAAGAGGTCAAGTAGGACAAAGCGATTATCCGTGGGAAAGACTTGACGAAGTTGATAAGTTTAAAAGTTTAGTATAA
- the accD gene encoding acetyl-CoA carboxylase, carboxyltransferase subunit beta codes for MDLKNLFSKITFDSKNKEQPTKSDAPTHWIKCPECSALMFFKEVENQNNICPKCNFHMRIGAKRRLEILADANSFIEYDSDLKPIDPLKFVDKKSYKKRLDEAFKKTGRNSAALSGECTMNGVAVQIVVFDFAFMGGSLGSVEGEKIVRAVNRAIEKEQGLIIVSASGGARMQESTFSLMQMAKTSAALKKMDEAKLPFISVLTDPTMGGVSASFAFLGDIIMAEPGALVGFAGQRVIKQTIGADLPEGFQRAEFLLEKGSIDMVVNRNDMKKTLSDLLTLFYKNSEAC; via the coding sequence ATGGATTTAAAAAACCTGTTTAGTAAAATTACGTTTGACAGTAAAAACAAAGAACAACCTACAAAAAGCGATGCACCTACACACTGGATAAAATGCCCGGAATGTTCTGCACTAATGTTTTTCAAAGAGGTTGAAAATCAAAATAATATCTGCCCTAAATGTAATTTTCATATGAGAATTGGTGCAAAAAGAAGATTAGAAATATTAGCTGATGCTAACTCATTTATTGAGTATGATTCTGATTTAAAACCAATTGATCCATTAAAATTCGTTGATAAAAAATCTTATAAAAAAAGACTCGACGAAGCATTTAAAAAGACAGGAAGAAACTCAGCCGCTCTTAGCGGTGAGTGTACAATGAACGGCGTAGCTGTTCAAATAGTTGTATTTGATTTTGCCTTTATGGGTGGAAGTTTAGGTTCTGTTGAAGGTGAAAAAATCGTAAGAGCAGTAAATAGAGCTATAGAAAAAGAACAAGGATTGATAATAGTATCTGCTTCAGGCGGTGCTAGAATGCAAGAATCAACTTTTTCATTAATGCAAATGGCAAAAACTTCAGCCGCATTGAAAAAAATGGATGAAGCAAAATTGCCTTTTATCTCTGTTTTAACCGACCCTACAATGGGAGGAGTTTCTGCTTCTTTTGCTTTTTTAGGTGATATTATTATGGCAGAACCGGGCGCTCTTGTAGGATTTGCGGGACAAAGAGTTATTAAACAAACAATCGGAGCAGATTTACCCGAAGGCTTCCAAAGAGCGGAATTTTTACTTGAAAAAGGTTCGATTGATATGGTTGTTAACAGAAATGATATGAAAAAAACATTATCTGATTTGTTAACACTATTTTACAAAAACAGCGAGGCATGTTAA
- a CDS encoding 23S rRNA (pseudouridine(1915)-N(3))-methyltransferase RlmH, with the protein MAKINIYAIVKPNRDEFDKLANEFIKMCSKFAKVEVHAIFNKSIAKAQTINETEAQKSYTQAFLPYMKGHCIALDVLGKKIDSFEFSKLITNSSEVNFFIGGAYGFERDFLKKCDTIISLSSLTMAHKIVTLVLLEQIFRGLAIKNNHPYHK; encoded by the coding sequence ATGGCAAAAATAAATATTTATGCAATAGTAAAACCCAATAGAGATGAATTCGATAAGTTAGCCAATGAATTTATCAAAATGTGTTCAAAATTTGCAAAAGTAGAAGTTCATGCAATATTTAATAAAAGCATTGCAAAAGCTCAAACTATAAATGAAACAGAAGCTCAAAAATCATATACCCAAGCTTTTTTGCCATATATGAAAGGTCATTGTATTGCTTTAGATGTATTAGGAAAAAAAATCGATAGTTTTGAATTCTCAAAATTGATTACAAATTCAAGTGAAGTCAATTTTTTTATAGGTGGTGCATATGGTTTTGAAAGAGATTTCTTAAAAAAATGTGACACAATAATTAGTCTGAGCTCTTTAACAATGGCTCATAAAATAGTAACTTTAGTTCTTCTTGAACAGATATTTAGAGGATTAGCAATAAAAAATAACCACCCCTATCATAAGTAA
- the dksA gene encoding RNA polymerase-binding protein DksA — protein MANTKQIEELRNILLERKDKITKNIQGSRESIDSLKDSECRDDYDFAEVSSDSFKEGIIANQQITELKEIEDALKRIENGTYGICEMCDEPIAIGRLRAKPFAKFCTPCREIYEVEK, from the coding sequence ATGGCTAACACTAAACAGATTGAAGAACTGAGGAATATCTTACTTGAAAGAAAAGATAAGATTACGAAAAACATTCAAGGAAGTAGAGAAAGTATAGATTCTTTAAAAGATTCTGAGTGCAGAGATGATTATGATTTTGCAGAGGTTTCAAGCGATAGTTTCAAAGAAGGAATTATTGCAAATCAACAAATCACGGAATTAAAAGAGATAGAAGATGCTCTTAAAAGAATTGAAAACGGAACTTACGGAATTTGCGAAATGTGTGATGAACCAATTGCAATCGGCAGATTAAGAGCAAAGCCCTTTGCAAAGTTTTGTACACCTTGTAGAGAAATTTATGAAGTAGAAAAATAA
- a CDS encoding tRNA dihydrouridine synthase: MNKKIDFSQPLMVLAPLAGYTDLPFRSVVKKFGADVTISEMISSNALVYKSEKTRKMIEKSPSEDPYIVQIAGNKVELIRDAVEILNDIEGIDGIDLNCGCPAPKVFNHGSGSNLLGDLKKLEEILGTVKKYNKKQYTTAKVRIGVNEKTPVEIAKAVEACGVDYMAVHGRTRAGKYKAPVDYDAIKKMKEAVAIPVIANGDIKDYEKAKEVLKYTNADGVMIGRAAIGKPWIFYQLKHGIENITEDKKKEIILEHFDEVLKFHGDHGAIMFRKLLHSYSKGYKGAAEFRDIINRISEPKIMRDMIENFF; the protein is encoded by the coding sequence ATGAATAAAAAAATTGATTTCAGCCAGCCTTTAATGGTGCTGGCTCCACTTGCAGGATATACGGATTTACCTTTTCGTTCTGTTGTTAAAAAATTCGGTGCAGATGTAACTATTTCTGAAATGATATCTTCAAATGCGCTTGTTTACAAGTCTGAAAAAACAAGAAAAATGATTGAAAAATCTCCAAGCGAAGATCCCTATATCGTACAAATTGCGGGAAATAAAGTAGAACTAATAAGAGATGCCGTTGAAATACTTAATGATATCGAAGGAATCGACGGGATTGATTTAAACTGCGGATGCCCTGCACCTAAAGTTTTTAATCACGGTTCAGGTTCAAATCTTTTAGGAGATTTAAAAAAGTTAGAAGAGATATTAGGAACTGTTAAAAAATACAATAAAAAACAGTATACAACAGCAAAAGTAAGAATAGGTGTAAATGAAAAAACACCTGTGGAAATTGCAAAAGCAGTTGAAGCCTGCGGTGTAGATTATATGGCAGTTCACGGAAGAACAAGAGCCGGAAAATATAAAGCACCTGTTGATTACGATGCAATAAAAAAAATGAAAGAAGCCGTAGCTATTCCTGTTATTGCAAACGGTGATATAAAAGATTATGAAAAAGCTAAAGAGGTTTTAAAGTACACAAACGCTGACGGAGTTATGATAGGACGAGCGGCAATTGGAAAACCTTGGATTTTTTATCAGCTAAAACATGGAATTGAGAATATAACGGAAGATAAGAAAAAAGAGATTATCTTAGAACATTTCGATGAAGTATTGAAATTCCACGGCGATCATGGGGCAATAATGTTTAGAAAACTTCTTCACTCTTACTCTAAAGGTTATAAAGGTGCTGCCGAATTTAGAGATATAATAAATAGAATATCAGAACCTAAAATTATGAGGGATATGATAGAAAACTTTTTTTAA
- a CDS encoding 50S ribosomal protein L11 methyltransferase yields MSEYYYELIITPSKNYEVFLELLNSLLSEALEESNNSIIARSEDDLSDIEYGIKEFSKAVGIECKTVLTKKKNIDWIKQYQDSVKAVEVGKFYVRPSWNKEKEDKINIIIDPALSFGSGHHETTSSCLEAISEYVKKDDEVLDVGTGSGILAIAASKLGAKVDICDTDEVCIKDTKTNYNLNNVIFNKSWLGSANKAEKKYNVVIANIVADVLVLISKDLKNCLKDNGILIISGILDKHIDKVLKKFEDIEQLKLIHKNEWITVVFKK; encoded by the coding sequence TTGTCGGAATACTACTATGAATTAATAATAACCCCATCGAAAAATTATGAAGTTTTTCTTGAGCTGCTTAATTCTTTGCTAAGTGAAGCATTAGAAGAGAGCAATAACTCAATTATTGCAAGAAGCGAAGATGATTTAAGTGATATTGAATACGGAATTAAAGAGTTTTCAAAAGCAGTAGGTATTGAGTGTAAAACAGTCTTGACAAAAAAGAAAAACATTGATTGGATTAAACAGTATCAAGATTCGGTAAAAGCAGTAGAAGTCGGTAAATTCTATGTAAGACCTTCTTGGAATAAAGAAAAAGAGGATAAAATAAATATCATTATTGATCCTGCTCTATCTTTCGGTTCAGGACATCATGAAACAACTTCAAGTTGCCTAGAAGCAATAAGCGAGTATGTAAAAAAAGATGATGAAGTATTAGATGTGGGAACAGGAAGCGGTATTTTAGCAATAGCAGCGTCGAAGCTTGGTGCTAAAGTTGATATATGTGATACGGATGAAGTCTGTATCAAAGATACAAAAACAAATTATAATTTAAATAATGTTATATTTAACAAATCATGGTTAGGAAGCGCTAATAAAGCAGAAAAAAAATATAATGTCGTAATAGCAAATATTGTTGCTGATGTATTAGTTCTTATATCTAAAGATTTGAAAAACTGCTTAAAAGATAATGGTATTTTAATAATATCAGGGATATTGGACAAACATATTGATAAGGTTTTAAAAAAATTTGAAGATATAGAGCAGTTAAAACTAATCCACAAAAATGAGTGGATAACTGTAGTATTTAAAAAATAA
- the ftsH gene encoding ATP-dependent zinc metalloprotease FtsH: MADKNNKNSGDNNNNFFNNNPLLVFVIFSIVTIFVFKAIFPEGNDQSMMSQSSGLSSFGQTKNKTVPYSDLKKLINSNSIEYVGIGNTQIKAVSKPSNGQVTTYTVRRVVPDDTLIPTLEQKGIAYGGINEENLLADILFGWVLPIFIFFAIWMFLARRMSKSMGGGSGGILGIGSSKKMINSEKPNVTFDDMAGNQEAKEEVQEVVDFLSAPDRYIKLGAQIPKGVLLVGPPGTGKTLLAKAVAGEADVQFLSVSGSAFIEMFVGVGASRVRDLFEQAKKVAPAIIFIDEIDAIGKSRASGGPMGGNDEREQTLNQLLAEMDGFSTEAAPVIVLAATNRPEVLDPALLRPGRFDRQVLVDKPDFEGRKEILNVHIKNVKLGRDVDLVEVARMTAGLAGADLANIVNEAALLAGRASKEEVNAEDFKEAVERQIAGLEKKSRRISPKERKIVAYHESGHAVIAEITKGAKKVNKVSIVPRGLAALGYTLNTPEENKYLMQKHELIAEVDTLLGGRAAEEVFIGEISTGAGNDLERATDIIKSMATIYGMSDIVGLMVLEKRQNQFLGGQTQKDFSDEMAKNLDEYVKRVLDDRYQAVLQELRDNNDAIEEMVKELLDVEVITGQRVRDIIKAHGGEVFEEEDLHTDSVKEGEDKEDSEESSENSESSTQNSEEEKKEDKE, from the coding sequence ATGGCTGATAAAAATAATAAAAATAGTGGAGATAATAACAACAATTTTTTTAATAACAATCCGCTTTTAGTTTTTGTGATATTTTCAATAGTCACAATCTTTGTTTTTAAGGCGATTTTCCCTGAAGGAAATGACCAATCAATGATGTCTCAAAGTAGCGGACTGTCAAGTTTCGGACAAACAAAAAACAAAACAGTTCCTTATTCGGACTTAAAAAAATTGATAAACTCAAATTCTATTGAGTATGTTGGAATAGGAAATACTCAAATAAAAGCTGTAAGTAAACCGTCAAACGGTCAAGTTACGACTTATACGGTAAGAAGAGTAGTTCCTGATGATACTTTAATTCCTACTTTGGAGCAAAAAGGTATTGCCTACGGAGGAATAAACGAAGAAAATCTATTAGCTGATATATTGTTTGGCTGGGTTTTACCTATTTTTATATTCTTTGCAATTTGGATGTTCTTAGCTAGAAGAATGTCAAAATCAATGGGCGGAGGTTCAGGAGGAATCTTAGGAATCGGAAGTTCTAAAAAAATGATAAATTCCGAAAAACCGAATGTAACTTTTGATGATATGGCAGGGAATCAAGAAGCAAAAGAAGAGGTTCAAGAAGTAGTTGATTTTCTTTCTGCTCCTGACAGATATATAAAACTTGGTGCGCAGATTCCAAAAGGTGTGTTATTAGTAGGACCTCCGGGTACAGGTAAAACACTTTTAGCTAAAGCTGTTGCAGGGGAAGCAGATGTTCAATTCTTATCAGTTTCAGGTTCAGCTTTTATCGAAATGTTCGTAGGGGTTGGAGCAAGTAGGGTTAGAGATCTTTTTGAACAAGCAAAAAAAGTGGCTCCTGCTATTATTTTTATCGATGAAATTGATGCAATCGGTAAAAGTAGAGCTTCTGGTGGACCTATGGGTGGAAATGATGAAAGGGAACAAACCCTGAATCAACTTTTGGCAGAAATGGACGGATTCTCAACAGAAGCTGCACCTGTAATTGTTCTTGCAGCTACAAATAGACCTGAAGTTTTAGATCCTGCATTACTTAGACCGGGAAGATTTGATAGACAAGTTTTAGTTGATAAACCTGACTTTGAAGGTAGAAAAGAGATTTTAAATGTTCATATCAAAAATGTAAAACTTGGTCGTGACGTAGATTTGGTAGAAGTTGCAAGAATGACAGCAGGACTGGCAGGAGCAGATTTAGCAAATATCGTTAATGAAGCTGCTCTTTTAGCGGGACGTGCATCTAAAGAAGAGGTAAATGCAGAAGATTTCAAAGAAGCTGTTGAAAGACAAATTGCAGGATTAGAAAAGAAATCAAGAAGAATCTCACCAAAAGAGAGAAAAATTGTGGCTTATCACGAATCAGGTCATGCAGTAATTGCAGAGATTACAAAAGGTGCTAAAAAAGTAAATAAAGTATCTATTGTACCAAGAGGTTTAGCTGCACTTGGATATACGTTAAATACTCCTGAAGAGAATAAATACTTAATGCAAAAACATGAACTTATCGCAGAAGTAGATACTCTATTAGGTGGACGTGCTGCTGAAGAGGTATTTATAGGTGAAATAAGTACAGGTGCAGGAAACGACTTAGAAAGAGCAACTGATATTATAAAATCAATGGCAACAATCTACGGAATGAGTGATATTGTCGGACTTATGGTATTAGAAAAGAGACAAAATCAGTTCTTAGGCGGTCAAACACAAAAAGATTTTTCTGATGAGATGGCAAAAAATCTTGATGAATATGTAAAAAGAGTCTTAGATGACAGATATCAAGCTGTATTACAAGAATTAAGAGATAATAACGATGCAATTGAAGAGATGGTAAAAGAGCTTCTTGATGTTGAAGTAATAACAGGGCAAAGAGTAAGAGATATTATCAAAGCTCACGGCGGAGAAGTATTTGAAGAAGAAGATCTTCATACAGATTCGGTAAAAGAGGGTGAAGATAAAGAAGATTCTGAAGAGAGTTCTGAAAATAGTGAATCTTCTACTCAAAACAGTGAAGAAGAAAAAAAAGAGGATAAAGAGTAA
- a CDS encoding phosphatidylserine decarboxylase — protein MFDSIVAKEGKRPILIIFIIFLFLFIIDCDFLAFLSFVALLFSIFIYRFKYIDITAHEKDKIYTPVSGRISSIDSDGFKKSITIDVGLCDLHILRSLEDAEVKITQKRGINLPLGTYKAKKLNEQILIEYDKISMELLSSLCNPSIRIEEKTSFKKGEKIGMFFHGKVIVHLDKDMQVKVKLGEKLISGKSVIATF, from the coding sequence ATGTTTGATAGTATTGTTGCAAAAGAGGGTAAAAGACCGATTTTAATTATTTTTATAATATTTTTGTTTTTATTTATAATTGATTGTGATTTTTTAGCATTTTTATCTTTTGTGGCATTACTCTTTTCTATCTTTATATATAGATTTAAATATATAGATATAACTGCACATGAAAAGGACAAAATATATACTCCCGTTTCAGGGAGAATAAGCTCTATAGACAGTGACGGCTTTAAAAAAAGTATCACGATAGACGTAGGGCTTTGCGATTTGCATATTTTAAGAAGTTTAGAAGATGCAGAAGTTAAAATCACTCAAAAAAGAGGTATAAATCTACCTCTTGGAACATATAAAGCAAAAAAATTAAACGAACAAATCTTAATTGAATATGATAAGATAAGTATGGAATTATTATCTTCTTTATGTAACCCTTCAATTAGAATAGAAGAAAAAACAAGTTTTAAAAAAGGTGAAAAAATAGGTATGTTTTTTCACGGAAAAGTTATTGTACATCTTGATAAAGATATGCAAGTAAAAGTAAAACTTGGAGAAAAACTTATATCGGGGAAATCAGTTATAGCAACATTTTAA
- a CDS encoding sensor histidine kinase, with protein MPKYKTKLSTIIILFLTLFIGISFVLRYYLIENTKLKYLKNEQIFFYKLQNESNSLLTYILYQYSSERENLKKLHQKVVKYLVSNGYDNSLDEIYNEINKNHPNKPYDIYITDKNLTIINTTYKPDLGFNLSFAKESFLEHKKRGEIGVSAPIFESYSQKFFSYTDSFLPDSNRVVQVSFKYKNADNKLEKIYSLVNKNSTVSSYRAYTISKDGYIGDFIFKKFKGRKLSLDEMKKIKNDVKNIVKKMDKNFIKIDKSYKTLYAKQQSIIFDDIKIIYSLTFDKSFLQNEIDKIDIIYIILLLIGLLTIYILFKIRDKEILLNQKDMFIKHSVHEIKTPLSIILLNNQLRDKIKGKDSYSLKIEGAIKTLKNSYDDMTFLMTRNKLDYSIKKIELSKCLKERVEYFSTIATAQGREIKLQINSKCIVKMDKKELIRLIDNNLSNAIKYSKLHSLIEVTLENNILNFTSQGDKIVDKKAIFDKYKRENSSIGGHGLGLSIVKDITQKYNIKKDVISKKGVNSFIYYLNCHNPATKKD; from the coding sequence ATGCCAAAATATAAAACTAAATTATCAACGATTATTATTCTGTTTTTAACTCTTTTTATAGGGATATCTTTTGTTCTTCGTTATTATCTTATTGAAAATACAAAATTAAAATATCTAAAAAACGAACAAATCTTTTTTTACAAACTTCAAAATGAATCAAACAGTTTATTAACATATATCTTATATCAATATAGTAGTGAAAGAGAAAATCTTAAAAAACTACATCAAAAGGTTGTAAAGTATTTAGTTTCTAACGGATACGATAACTCTTTAGATGAAATATATAATGAGATAAATAAAAATCATCCAAATAAGCCTTACGATATTTATATCACAGATAAAAATTTAACAATAATCAATACTACCTATAAGCCTGATTTAGGTTTTAATTTAAGTTTTGCAAAAGAGAGTTTTCTTGAGCATAAAAAAAGAGGAGAGATAGGTGTTTCAGCACCAATATTTGAATCATATTCTCAAAAGTTTTTTAGTTATACCGACTCTTTTCTTCCAGATTCAAACAGAGTTGTTCAAGTAAGTTTTAAATATAAAAATGCAGATAATAAACTTGAAAAAATCTACTCACTTGTTAATAAAAACAGTACGGTATCAAGTTATAGAGCCTATACAATTTCAAAAGACGGATATATAGGAGACTTTATTTTTAAAAAGTTTAAAGGTAGAAAATTATCTTTAGATGAAATGAAAAAAATAAAAAACGATGTTAAAAATATTGTCAAAAAGATGGACAAAAACTTTATAAAAATAGATAAATCATATAAAACACTATATGCAAAACAACAATCTATAATTTTTGATGATATAAAAATTATTTATAGTCTTACTTTTGATAAAAGTTTTTTACAAAATGAAATTGATAAAATAGATATTATATACATTATTTTACTCTTAATAGGACTTCTTACAATATATATACTTTTTAAAATAAGAGACAAAGAGATACTACTTAATCAAAAAGATATGTTTATAAAACACTCTGTCCATGAAATAAAAACACCTTTAAGCATAATTCTTTTAAACAATCAACTAAGAGATAAAATAAAAGGGAAAGATAGTTATTCGCTTAAAATAGAAGGGGCAATAAAAACTCTTAAAAATTCTTATGATGATATGACTTTTTTGATGACTAGAAATAAATTGGATTATTCAATCAAAAAAATAGAGTTGTCTAAATGTTTAAAAGAGAGAGTTGAGTATTTTTCTACCATAGCTACGGCTCAAGGAAGAGAGATAAAACTTCAAATAAACAGTAAGTGTATTGTAAAAATGGATAAAAAAGAGTTGATAAGACTAATAGATAATAATCTGTCAAATGCAATAAAATATAGTAAGTTACATTCCCTTATAGAAGTTACTTTGGAAAACAATATATTAAATTTCACAAGTCAAGGAGATAAAATTGTCGATAAAAAGGCAATTTTTGATAAATATAAAAGAGAAAACAGTTCAATAGGAGGTCATGGATTAGGATTAAGTATAGTAAAAGATATTACACAAAAATATAATATAAAAAAAGATGTAATATCTAAAAAAGGAGTAAATAGTTTTATTTATTATCTTAACTGCCACAATCCTGCCACGAAAAAAGATTAA
- a CDS encoding response regulator transcription factor, with product MKIFLLEDDYSLNTAIKESLELENHNVESFYDGLQALDSLSSLYDLYILDINTPTLEGISLIESIKRISKKIKVIMISAIIDIDKIRESYNKGCDDYLKKPFDIEELLLKIKKYDLERSETNIELSKNIHYSLIDKKFYINNKNVHLTKNEQAFLHLLILNKNSIVTNSQIEDYVYEGESKTSVAIRSMVKRLRKKLSNNIIETVNQEGFIIHL from the coding sequence ATGAAAATTTTTTTATTAGAAGATGATTATAGTTTAAATACCGCAATTAAAGAATCTTTGGAATTAGAAAATCACAATGTAGAGAGTTTTTATGACGGCTTACAGGCTTTAGATAGTCTCTCTTCTTTATATGATTTATATATTCTAGATATAAATACACCTACACTAGAAGGGATATCCTTAATTGAATCCATAAAAAGAATAAGTAAAAAAATAAAAGTAATAATGATAAGTGCAATAATAGATATCGATAAAATCAGAGAATCATATAACAAAGGGTGTGATGATTATCTAAAAAAACCTTTTGATATAGAAGAGTTGCTTCTAAAAATTAAAAAATATGATTTAGAAAGAAGTGAAACTAATATTGAATTATCAAAAAATATTCATTATTCTTTAATAGATAAAAAGTTTTATATAAATAATAAAAATGTGCATCTAACAAAAAACGAACAAGCCTTTTTACATCTTTTAATTCTAAATAAAAACAGTATAGTAACAAATTCTCAAATAGAAGATTATGTTTATGAAGGAGAATCCAAAACTTCCGTAGCAATAAGAAGTATGGTAAAAAGATTAAGAAAAAAACTATCAAACAATATAATAGAAACCGTAAATCAAGAAGGTTTTATAATACATTTATAG